Proteins encoded by one window of Tubulanus polymorphus chromosome 7, tnTubPoly1.2, whole genome shotgun sequence:
- the LOC141908529 gene encoding diamine oxidase [copper-containing]-like: protein MLQRQWSVQSASEVEQLIHQVVCLEENRIDKQRSRTSLCLAIFFCITTILLFTVVTVLSCMIVLNGDSGRQVAPPCGDGSDDEPDNPYRNHGVFTELAPDEIYAVRDFLQSQVYLRIKPYDHIDVNTTKISLIELWLPKKSETLGFLDNNGIKPVRNARVVIVRGDERDPRVEEYIVGPLPNPRYHYLIGIDDDRKRNPVPFHNRPSDQAEWHFIRGMVENIAIRADHVLRESYGMSVVDCDGETVGCIRFDNAAPGTTKPKERRTWIRFMRDEEGFFLHPTAFQLLINYESRNTSVWSVDKVYYEGQFFDSVEEFVIRYDQNSLRKRKYAGRRWNKFGSTMRRRGPQGHRSTLKMGPRQYYPEGKRYNIDGNSISYMDWHFDYSFFTSLGLQLFNVNFMGERIAYEMGAHEISVLYSGTTPLSYTTNFFDSQYLLGAFSFEMVRGVDCPHHASYMDAIVFKDGRPTKLLNAICVFEHSTGLPLRRHYEMDAFNYLRPSASFAKKIRAPGDSTYHYYGGMIDNVLIIRTIAAIYNYDYIFDYIFHHNGAIEARVTPTGYIHTAPIVDMAEQKEYGFRVFGDALGTVHNHLVHFKVDLDIQGQRNRFETLDIIPTQTKVKYNIPHDILHQRKFIRNVRKSEKDAALKYNFEKPKVYLMYNVNATNVYGHERAYRLKLNGISKLLLPENEGIEPGISWARYQLAVTRRKENERSSSSLYNGIDPHDPVVNFQHYLDDNESIVDQDLVAWISLGTHHIPATSDVPNTPTTNGHLSFMLLPFNHHDEDPSMNSRDNVFIVPGQVNRHGQKEHVSCIPKNRPFDFHGSEIPV from the exons ATGTTGCAGCGTCAGTGGAGCGTACAATCAGCATCAGAAGTGGAACAGCTCATACATCAAGTCGTCTGTTTGGAGGAAAACCGAATTGACAAACAACGCAGCCGAACGTCTTTATGTTTAGCGATATTTTTCTGTATTACTACGATTTTGTTGTTTACAGTTGTAACTGTACTCAGTTGTATGATAGTTCTGAACGGTGACAGTGGTCGACAGGTGGCCCCCCCTTGCGGCGACGGTTCGGACGACGAACCCGATAACCCGTATCGGAATCACGGCGTATTCACGGAACTGGCCCCGGACGAGATTTACGCCGTTCGCGATTTTCTACAATCGCAAGTATATCTGCGTATCAAACCGTACGACCACATCGACGTGAATACGACGAAAATATCTCTAATCGAATTGTGGCTACCGAAAAAATCCGAAACGTTGGGTTTTCTCGATAACAACGGCATTAAACCGGTTCGTAACGCGCGCGTGGTAATCGTGCGCGGCGACGAACGCGATCCACGTGTTGAAGAATACATCGTCGGGCCGCTTCCCAATCCTAGATATCACTATCTCATCGGAATCGACGACGATCGAAAAAGGAACCCGGTACCTTTTCACAATCGACCCTCCGACCAAGCGGAATGGCATTTCATCAGGGGTATGGTGGAAAATATCGCCATCAGAGCCGACCACGTTCTCCGAGAATCGTACGGTATGTCGGTTGTTGACTGCGACGGAGAAACtgttggttgcattagatttgaTAACGCCGCTCCGGGAACCACGAAGCCGAAGGAACGTCGCACGTGGATCCGATTCATGCGCGACGAAGAGGGTTTTTTCTTGCATCCGACTGCGTTTCAGTTACTGATTAACTACGAATCCCGCAACACTAGTGTGTGGTCGGTAGACAAAGTTTATTACGAGGGTCAATTTTTCGACTCGGTCGAAGAATTCGTCATCAGGTACGACCAGAATTCGTTGCGGAAGCGGAAGTACGCCGGTCGCCGGTGGAATAAGTTCGGATCAACGATGCGCAGACGCGGACCGCAGGGACACCGGTCGACGTTGAAAATGGGTCCCAGACAATATTACCCCGAAGGCAAACGGTACAACATAGATGGGAACTCAATCAGTTATATGGACTGGCATTTTGACTATTCGTTCTTCACGTCTCTTGGATTACAGTTGTTTAACGTTAACTTTATGGGCGAAAGGATCGCGTATGAAATGGGAGCGCACGAAATCAGTGTTCTCTACAGCGGCACTACCCCTCTGTCGTATACGACGAATTTTTTCGATTCTCAGTATCTGCTCGGCGCGTTCAGTTTCGAGATGGTTCGCGGAGTCGATTGTCCGCACCACGCTTCCTACATGGACGCGATCGTATTCAAAGATGGCCGACCGACGAAACTTCTGAACGCTATATGCGTATTCGAGCACAGTACCGGTCTTCCATTGCGTCGCCATTACGAAATGGACGCTTTCAATTATTTGCGGCCGAGCGCATCTTTCGCGAAGAAGATTCGAGCTCCTGGTGATTCAACCTATCATTATTACGGCGGTATGATCGATAACGTTTTGATCATCCGTACAATAGCCGCTATTTACAACTACGATTACATTTTCGATTATATCTTTCACCATAACGGTGCCATTGAGGCGAGAGTGACCCCTACCGGATATATCCACACGGCGCCGATAGTCGACATGGCCGAACAAAAGGAATACGGATTTCGCGTATTCGGAGACGCTTTGGGAACGGTCCACAATCACCTCGTTCACTTCAAGGTCGATCTGGATATTCAAGGGCAGCGGAATCGCTTCGAAACTCTGGACATTATCCCAACTCAGACCAAGGTCAAATATAACATCCCGCATGATATACTTCATCAACGTAAATTCATACGTAACGTTCGCAAAAGCGAGAAAGACGCAGCGTTGAAGTACAATTTCGAGAAGCCGAAGGTGTATTTGATGTACAACGTAAACGCTACGAACGTTTACGGACACGAACGCGCTTACCGTCTGAAACTCAACGGCATATCGAAACTGTTGCTTCCGGAAAACGAGGGCATCGAACCGGGGATATCCTGGGCAAGATATCAACTAGCCGTTACTAGAAGGAAGGAGAACGAACGGTCGAGTTCATCGCTGTACAACGGCATCGATCCTCACGATCCTGTCGTCAACTTTCAACACTACCTTGATGACAATGAGAGCATCGTCGACCAG GATTTAGTTGCGTGGATATCGTTGGGCACTCACCACATTCCTGCAACTAGCGATGTACCGAACACACCGACGACAAATGGGCATCTGAGTTTCATGTTACTACCGTTCAACCACCACGACGAAGATCCTTCGATGAATTCTCGAGACAACGTATTCATCGTTCCGGGACAAGTGAACCGCCACGGCCAGAAAGAACACGTGTCGTGCATCCCTAAAAATCGCCCATTCGACTTCCACGGATCAGAAATACCTGTTTAA